From one Cardiobacteriaceae bacterium TAE3-ERU3 genomic stretch:
- a CDS encoding TIGR00730 family Rossman fold protein, with the protein MNHESWKVFQIMSEFVEGFERLAVIDPSVSIFGSARIGPDHPYYQLTETVAKRLSDAGFSVVSGGGPGLMEAANKGAYAGEKGLSVGLNIQLPHEQGGNPYQDISIDFRHFFSRKVMFVKYANAYVVMPGGFGTLDELAEILTLIQTRKSRQIPVILVGSDFWQGLVEWFKERLVAEGTIHPDDLNLFSVVDDADAVVAAIEKFYQGRSYSPTTEELEKLRRL; encoded by the coding sequence CTGAATCATGAGTCGTGGAAAGTATTTCAGATTATGTCTGAATTTGTGGAAGGATTTGAGCGCCTGGCTGTTATTGATCCTTCGGTAAGTATCTTTGGCTCGGCGCGTATTGGCCCTGATCACCCTTATTACCAGCTGACTGAAACCGTCGCCAAGCGCCTGTCGGATGCAGGGTTTTCTGTCGTATCCGGTGGCGGCCCTGGCTTGATGGAAGCTGCGAATAAAGGCGCTTATGCCGGAGAGAAAGGGCTATCTGTCGGGCTGAATATTCAGCTGCCGCACGAGCAAGGCGGCAACCCTTATCAGGACATCAGCATTGATTTCCGGCATTTCTTTTCGCGCAAGGTGATGTTCGTCAAATACGCCAATGCGTATGTGGTGATGCCGGGTGGCTTCGGCACGCTCGACGAACTGGCTGAAATCCTTACCCTGATTCAGACGCGCAAAAGTCGCCAAATTCCGGTGATTTTGGTCGGTAGCGATTTTTGGCAGGGATTGGTCGAGTGGTTTAAAGAGCGCTTGGTCGCCGAAGGCACGATCCATCCGGACGACTTGAACTTGTTCAGTGTGGTTGATGATGCCGATGCCGTGGTTGCAGCGATCGAGAAGTTCTACCAAGGGCGCTCGTATTCGCCGACCACGGAAGAACTGGAAAAGCTGAGGAGGCTTTAA
- the polA gene encoding DNA polymerase I produces MIDSNRLVVLVDGSSYLFRAFHGLPPLTNREGHPTGALHGVIKMLAKLYNDYQPAYFGVIFDAKGKTFRHDLYDQYKANRPPMPDDLRVQIAPLHELVKALGFALIIEDGVEADDVIGTLAARALSENYEVVISSGDKDMAQLLTHADITLLDTMKNAVTTASNIAERFKVDQLRADQVIDFLALVGDTADNIPGVNKVGPKTAAKWLAEYDTIDNIIDNAPKIKGKIGDNLREGIDQLRLSRELATIKCDLDLDTSIADLALQAKNPHKIAQLCDLYGLNAVKAQYLSDEPEAQAPTAPPIASEYTTIQSTAERDALFTRLKAAKAFTIDTETTSLDYGKAELVGISLCIEPGEAYYLPLAHQLEQNLPFQDTLDQLKPILEDDKIGKIGQHLKYDRHIFARYGITIRGEADDTMLMSYCYNATATRHNMDALADYYLNHKTTSFEDIAGKGAKQLTFDQIPLDTAADYASEDADITARLYAFFADKLAQTPKLQSLYQDIERPLAEVLWHMEHLGVRIDSDLLAAQSKEITAKLADIEAQAYEIAGSEFNLGSPKQLQEILFEQLNLPVIRKTPKGQPSTNEDVLQELAAEHPLPALILEHRGLAKLKSTYTDKLPELVSQNTGRIHTSYHQAVTSTGRLSSSDPNLQNIPIRSEEGRRIRQAFVADDGWKILAADYSQIELRIMAHLSGDEGLLKAFAGGKDIHSATAAEIFSIPLDEVDRDHRRKAKAINFGLIYGMSAFGLARQLAIPRSEASEYIDTYFARYPKVREYMETTRETARKQGYVETLFGRRLYVPDISSKNPARRQAAERLAINAPMQGSAADIIKKAMLAIDAKYRDHKHLRMIMQVHDELVFEIDPEHIDELKAEIITIMQNTTKLDVPLIVEAGIGENWDEAH; encoded by the coding sequence GTGATAGACAGCAACCGCCTCGTCGTCCTCGTTGACGGCTCATCTTACCTTTTCCGCGCCTTCCACGGCCTACCGCCACTGACCAACCGCGAAGGCCACCCAACTGGCGCGCTGCACGGCGTGATCAAGATGCTCGCTAAGCTCTATAACGACTACCAGCCTGCGTATTTCGGCGTCATTTTCGACGCCAAGGGCAAGACGTTTCGCCACGATCTCTACGATCAATACAAGGCCAACCGCCCACCGATGCCGGACGATCTGCGCGTACAAATTGCGCCACTGCACGAGCTGGTCAAAGCGCTTGGCTTCGCGCTGATTATTGAAGACGGCGTCGAGGCTGACGACGTCATCGGTACGCTCGCTGCGCGCGCCTTGAGCGAAAACTACGAAGTGGTGATTTCCAGCGGCGATAAGGACATGGCGCAGCTGCTCACCCACGCAGACATCACCCTGCTTGACACGATGAAAAACGCCGTCACTACAGCCAGTAACATTGCCGAGCGCTTTAAGGTTGACCAGCTGCGCGCCGATCAAGTCATCGATTTTCTTGCTTTGGTCGGCGATACCGCAGACAACATCCCCGGGGTAAATAAAGTCGGCCCGAAGACTGCGGCCAAATGGCTTGCCGAATACGACACCATCGATAACATCATCGATAACGCACCTAAAATCAAAGGAAAAATTGGCGACAACCTGCGTGAAGGCATCGACCAACTGCGCCTCTCGCGCGAGCTGGCGACGATCAAATGCGATCTCGACCTCGATACATCTATCGCTGATCTCGCACTACAAGCAAAAAATCCACATAAAATTGCGCAGCTTTGCGATCTGTACGGCTTAAACGCCGTCAAAGCGCAATACCTCAGCGATGAACCCGAAGCGCAAGCACCAACTGCGCCGCCCATCGCCAGCGAGTACACCACCATCCAAAGCACGGCTGAGCGCGACGCACTCTTTACGCGCCTTAAAGCCGCCAAAGCTTTCACCATCGACACCGAAACCACCAGCCTTGACTACGGTAAAGCGGAGCTGGTTGGTATTTCGCTGTGCATCGAACCCGGTGAAGCGTATTACCTGCCGCTTGCGCACCAGCTCGAGCAAAACCTGCCATTTCAAGATACGCTGGACCAACTCAAGCCAATTCTGGAAGATGACAAGATCGGCAAAATCGGCCAGCACCTCAAATACGACCGCCACATCTTCGCACGCTACGGCATCACAATTCGTGGCGAAGCTGATGACACCATGCTGATGAGCTACTGCTACAACGCGACCGCCACGCGCCACAATATGGACGCACTCGCCGACTACTACCTCAACCACAAAACCACCAGCTTTGAAGACATCGCGGGCAAAGGCGCAAAGCAGCTTACCTTTGATCAGATCCCGCTCGACACCGCCGCGGACTACGCGAGTGAAGACGCAGACATCACCGCGCGCCTCTACGCCTTTTTTGCTGACAAGCTCGCACAAACGCCTAAGCTGCAAAGCCTTTATCAGGACATCGAGCGCCCGCTCGCCGAAGTACTGTGGCATATGGAACACCTCGGCGTACGTATCGATAGCGATCTGCTCGCCGCGCAGAGCAAAGAGATCACCGCCAAACTCGCTGATATTGAAGCGCAGGCGTATGAAATTGCCGGTAGTGAATTTAACCTTGGCTCACCCAAGCAGCTGCAGGAAATCCTTTTTGAGCAGCTGAATTTGCCGGTCATCCGCAAAACACCCAAAGGCCAACCGTCAACCAATGAGGACGTCCTGCAAGAACTCGCCGCTGAGCATCCATTACCGGCGCTGATCCTTGAGCATCGCGGCCTCGCCAAGCTCAAATCGACCTACACCGACAAATTGCCCGAGCTGGTCAGCCAGAATACTGGGCGCATCCACACCAGCTATCATCAAGCGGTGACCAGCACCGGCCGCCTCTCATCCAGCGACCCGAACCTGCAAAATATTCCGATCCGCAGCGAAGAAGGCCGCCGTATTCGCCAAGCCTTTGTCGCCGATGATGGCTGGAAGATCCTCGCCGCCGACTACTCACAAATCGAGCTGCGCATCATGGCGCACCTCTCCGGCGACGAAGGGCTACTCAAAGCGTTTGCTGGCGGCAAGGACATCCACAGCGCTACCGCTGCTGAAATCTTTAGCATACCGCTAGATGAAGTCGACCGCGATCACCGCCGCAAAGCCAAAGCGATCAACTTTGGGCTGATTTACGGCATGAGCGCTTTTGGCCTGGCGCGCCAGCTCGCCATCCCGCGCAGCGAAGCCAGCGAATACATCGATACCTACTTCGCGCGCTACCCGAAAGTACGCGAGTACATGGAAACCACGCGCGAAACCGCACGCAAGCAGGGCTACGTCGAAACCTTATTTGGCCGCCGCCTCTACGTGCCCGACATCAGCAGCAAAAACCCTGCCCGCCGCCAAGCCGCCGAGCGCCTTGCAATCAACGCACCCATGCAAGGCAGCGCAGCCGACATCATTAAAAAAGCGATGCTCGCCATCGACGCAAAATACCGCGACCACAAGCACTTGCGCATGATCATGCAGGTGCACGATGAACTCGTCTTCGAAATCGACCCCGAGCATATCGACGAACTCAAAGCCGAGATCATCACCATCATGCAAAACACCACCAAACTCGACGTGCCGCTGATCGTCGAGGCTGGTATTGGCGAGAACTGGGATGAAGCACATTGA
- a CDS encoding copper resistance protein NlpE, producing MKTRTILSASALALALGISSSALAANKCGGEIHFDKGKSSATITGKVAGNDICEYTFYAKKGQELLVNFAPSDRPQATLYSPVNQMLANNQAFILPKNGKYELRVGMTRNDARKFPNKAQPFTMNFAIGAPQQTDSQVANAAASGYVGEYEGTLPCTTCNGIDTYLALYDDGSFTLSENYLGRNDSSYTQQGTWMAQGDAIVLEPEDNEAESIYLFGKNGDLYFVSKEEAGAANPQVNQRYRLQHQQ from the coding sequence ATGAAAACCCGTACTATTCTTTCGGCTTCAGCACTTGCTTTGGCGTTAGGCATTTCTTCTTCTGCGCTGGCAGCTAATAAGTGCGGTGGAGAAATCCACTTCGACAAAGGCAAGAGCAGCGCGACGATCACCGGTAAAGTCGCCGGTAACGACATTTGCGAATACACCTTTTACGCCAAAAAAGGGCAGGAATTGCTGGTTAACTTCGCACCGAGTGACCGCCCTCAAGCAACGCTTTACAGCCCGGTTAACCAAATGCTGGCTAACAATCAAGCCTTCATTTTGCCAAAAAATGGCAAGTATGAACTGCGCGTTGGCATGACCCGCAACGACGCGCGCAAGTTCCCAAATAAAGCGCAGCCATTCACCATGAACTTCGCCATCGGCGCACCACAGCAAACTGATAGCCAAGTCGCAAATGCCGCAGCATCCGGTTATGTCGGGGAGTATGAAGGTACGTTGCCTTGTACCACTTGCAATGGCATTGATACCTATCTCGCCCTGTACGACGATGGCAGCTTCACTTTGTCCGAGAACTACCTCGGCCGTAACGACAGCAGCTATACCCAGCAAGGTACCTGGATGGCTCAAGGTGATGCCATCGTGCTTGAGCCTGAAGACAACGAAGCAGAAAGCATCTACTTGTTCGGTAAAAATGGTGATCTTTACTTCGTCAGTAAAGAAGAAGCTGGCGCAGCAAACCCACAGGTCAATCAGCGCTACCGCCTCCAACATCAGCAATAA
- the selD gene encoding selenide, water dikinase SelD: MQHTSNSNMTDNIRLTEYSHGAGCGCKISPKVLDTILASSIAMPDDRNLLVGNSSKDDAAAYDLGNGQVILSTTDFFMPIADDPFDFGRIAATNAISDIYAMGGTPIMAIAILGWPINTLPAEVARRVVEGGRQACADAGIALAGGHSIDSPEPIFGLAVTGQVQKSQLMQNNTATAGCKLYLTKPLGVGVLTTAQKKQLLKPEHATLARDTMCILNSIGAQAAQLEGVKAITDVTGFGLMGHLLEVCEGSGVNAVIDENAVPTLAPVRDYIAAGCIPGGTQRNFEAYGHKLAPLSDEQCALLCDPQTSGGLLIAVEPEHAASLEALLRDNGLHADSIGELVPARDDFRISIWQKKA; this comes from the coding sequence ATGCAACATACATCAAACAGCAATATGACTGACAATATCCGCCTCACCGAATACAGCCACGGCGCTGGCTGCGGCTGCAAAATTTCCCCCAAAGTGCTCGATACCATCCTCGCTTCAAGCATTGCTATGCCTGACGACCGCAATCTGCTGGTCGGCAACAGCAGCAAGGACGACGCGGCCGCCTACGACCTCGGCAATGGGCAGGTGATCCTCAGCACGACCGACTTTTTCATGCCGATTGCCGATGACCCGTTCGACTTCGGGCGCATCGCCGCAACCAATGCGATCAGCGATATTTACGCGATGGGCGGCACGCCGATCATGGCAATTGCAATTCTTGGCTGGCCGATTAATACGTTGCCTGCGGAAGTTGCGCGCCGCGTCGTTGAAGGCGGTCGCCAAGCCTGTGCTGATGCGGGTATTGCGCTTGCCGGTGGGCACAGCATCGATTCCCCCGAGCCAATTTTTGGCCTTGCCGTTACCGGGCAAGTGCAAAAGTCTCAACTGATGCAGAACAACACCGCTACCGCCGGTTGCAAGCTCTACCTGACCAAGCCGCTCGGCGTTGGCGTACTCACCACTGCGCAGAAGAAGCAGCTGCTCAAGCCCGAACACGCCACGCTGGCGCGCGATACCATGTGCATATTGAACAGCATTGGCGCACAAGCGGCACAACTTGAGGGCGTCAAAGCGATTACGGACGTCACCGGCTTTGGCCTGATGGGGCATTTGCTTGAGGTATGCGAAGGCAGCGGCGTCAATGCCGTGATTGATGAAAATGCTGTGCCGACTTTAGCACCGGTACGCGATTACATTGCTGCGGGCTGCATTCCCGGCGGCACACAGCGCAACTTTGAAGCCTACGGACACAAGCTTGCTCCACTTAGCGACGAACAGTGCGCACTGCTTTGCGACCCACAGACCAGCGGCGGCCTATTGATCGCGGTTGAGCCCGAGCATGCGGCAAGCCTTGAAGCACTGCTGCGCGATAACGGGCTACACGCTGATTCTATTGGCGAACTCGTGCCCGCCCGCGACGACTTCCGCATCAGCATATGGCAGAAAAAAGCATAA
- a CDS encoding helix-turn-helix transcriptional regulator, whose amino-acid sequence MAEKSISASPQPSANAWVTLTHHDRVSMRAAMVHHAFVCWIRHGSKTLYHGETPLTSCTPDQLLLVNAGQQIDFCNYPVPRYGYQAHLINLDYRTLQHFYHQSPHNQSCKAIHIETLDIDATLESVLQRLASIGTRSPSSLFDHWINELLLLISLKGFVFRPRQNMSIQERIHQHIGHRLEQKWQKKAIADLFHVSERTLDRQLAQEGQTFSSLLRQWRMEQAMSLLLQHQHSIGEIAYRCGYQSHSRFSQTFKAYFGKSPADIH is encoded by the coding sequence ATGGCAGAAAAAAGCATAAGCGCATCGCCTCAGCCATCGGCCAACGCATGGGTGACGCTGACCCATCACGATCGCGTATCGATGCGTGCGGCCATGGTTCATCATGCTTTTGTTTGCTGGATACGCCATGGCAGCAAGACGCTGTACCACGGTGAAACGCCATTGACCAGCTGCACGCCGGATCAGCTTTTGCTGGTCAATGCCGGGCAGCAGATTGATTTTTGCAACTACCCTGTCCCGCGCTATGGCTATCAGGCGCACCTCATCAACCTCGACTACCGTACCTTGCAGCACTTCTATCACCAGTCGCCGCACAATCAATCCTGCAAAGCGATCCACATCGAAACATTGGATATCGACGCCACGCTTGAATCCGTCTTGCAGCGCTTAGCCAGTATCGGAACACGATCACCATCGAGCCTATTTGACCATTGGATTAACGAATTATTACTGCTCATCAGCCTGAAAGGGTTTGTTTTCCGGCCAAGACAAAACATGAGCATCCAGGAGCGCATTCATCAGCACATCGGCCACCGCCTTGAGCAAAAGTGGCAGAAAAAGGCGATTGCCGATCTGTTTCACGTCAGTGAACGTACGCTTGATCGCCAGCTGGCACAGGAAGGGCAGACTTTCTCATCCTTATTGCGCCAATGGCGAATGGAGCAGGCTATGTCCCTACTCTTGCAGCACCAGCACAGCATCGGGGAGATCGCTTACCGCTGCGGCTACCAATCGCACAGCCGCTTTAGCCAAACGTTCAAGGCCTACTTCGGCAAATCACCTGCTGATATTCATTGA